A window from Salarias fasciatus chromosome 11, fSalaFa1.1, whole genome shotgun sequence encodes these proteins:
- the hormad1 gene encoding HORMA domain-containing protein 1, translating into MASVQQLRTSQEVQLTPDQVVTEQQSLIVMKKLLAIAVSGITYLRGIFPGKAYGKKYVDGQEVVILREEHSCPGVIHILHWMQGCFEAIQKKYLRYVVISISADPENPQKVLEVYQFKIQYNTGGALMDFESNNNSKLSMSCGNTKAASILLVRKLYTLMQNLGPLPDTVCLSMKLAYYDDITPLDYQPPGFKEAESGTMEFESEPLRLTMGEVVTPFHSLKLDMTTERRRIDQVNSSDAVTDKWTLEVTENDEEEELTQSHAPEAVEEPDNTNADLDNTKIPENAKTKQHEDVTEVNSAGKKTPIMEPWVMRTRSGRIIKPPKVSGFHIPNSQEAKSPKKRKLSEPKKNDV; encoded by the exons ATGGCGAGTGTACAACAATTGAGGACTTCACAg GAAGTTCAGCTGACTCCGGACCAGGTGGTcacagagcagcagtccctGATCGTCATGAAAAAGCTGCTGGCCATCGCCGTGTCTGGCATCACATACCTGCGAGGTATTTTCCCAGGAAAGGCCTACGGGAAGAAATATGTTGACG GTCAGGAAGTGGTGATCCTTCGTGAGGAACACAGCTGCCCTGGCGTCATTCATATTCTTCACTG GATGCAGGGCTGCTTCGAGGCCATCCAGAAGAAATAT CTGCGATATGTCGTCATATCT atttcagcCGACCCTGAGAATCCCCAG AAAGTGCTGGAGGTTTACCAATTCAAGATCCAATATAACACTGGAGGGGCGCTCATGGACTTTGAAAG caataacaacagcaaactGTCCATGTCCTGTGGAAACACGAAGGCCGCCAGCATTCTGCTGGTGAGAAAACTCTACACTCTGATGCAGAATCTGGGTCCGCTGCCCGACACCGTCTGTCTCAGCATGAAGCTGGCTTACTACGATGACA tcactCCTCTGGACTACCAGCCGCCGGGCTTTAAGGAGGCAGAAAGCGGGACGATGGAGTTTGAGTCTGAGCCGCTCAGGCTGACCATGGGTGAGGTGGTCACTCCTTTCCACTCCCTGAAGCTGGACATGACCACAGAGAGACGCAGAATTGACCAG GTGAACAGCAGCGACGCTGTGACGGACAAGTGGACGCTGGAGGTGACCGAGAacgatgaggaggaagagctcaCGCAG AGTCATGCGCCCGAAGCTGTGGAGGAGCCTGATAATACCAACGCTGACCTCGATAACACCA aaatTCCCGAAAACGCAAAGACGAAGCAGCATGAGGACGTGACAGAG GTGAACAGTGCTGGGAAGAAGACCCCCATCATGGAGCCGTGGGTGATGAGGACCAGGAGCGGACGGATCATCAAGCCCCCCAAG GTCTCTGGATTTCACATCCCCAACAGCCAGGAGGCGAAGAGCCCAAAGAAACGCAAGCTGAGCGAGCCCAAAAAGAATGATGTGtaa